A section of the Pseudorasbora parva isolate DD20220531a chromosome 2, ASM2467924v1, whole genome shotgun sequence genome encodes:
- the atp5mc1 gene encoding ATP synthase F(0) complex subunit C1, mitochondrial produces MYACAKFVTSPAVVRGGSRVLARPVSVVFNRPEARTEQAALLPISDATLLNVTRGFQTSAVSRDIDTAAKFIGAGAATVGVAGSGAGIGTVFGSLIIGYARNPSLKQQLFSYAILGFALSEAMGLFCLMVAFLILFAM; encoded by the exons ATGTACGCATGTGCTAAGTTTGTCACCTCACCTGCTGTG GTCCGTGGAGGATCCAGGGTTTTGGCCCGGCCTGTTTCAGTTGTGTTCAACAGACCTGAAGCGAGAACTGAACAG GCAGCTCTGTTGCCAATCAGCGACGCGACCCTTCTTAATGTAACCCGGGGCTTCCAGACCAGCGCTGTATCCAGAGATATCGACACAGCAGCCAAGTTCATTGGTGCTGGGGCTGCCACAGTGGGTGTGGCCGGATCCGGAGCTGGAATCGGGACAGTGTTCGGCAGCCTTATTATTGGCTATGCCAG GAATCCCTCCCTGAAACAGCAGCTCTTTTCCTACGCCATTTTGGGCTTCGCTTTGTCTGAGGCCATGGGTCTGTTCTGTCTGATGGTGGCGTTCCTCATCCTGTTCGCCATGTAA